The following are from one region of the Defluviitalea raffinosedens genome:
- a CDS encoding type II toxin-antitoxin system PemK/MazF family toxin: protein MKFVNEQDVLAHKEALKSTLEDLYSKTNLKDVEERKRTTNYYEWLNKKTKIIINEKDYIYDEKAKNIKRGSVVWVEFGFNIGNEFGGRHPAIVLRKTGNSIFVLPLSSQKPEDIKPYHVKIEKVYNFKNIVRWANVLKIQNVSLLRVDFSASIGNIKGEILDEINKAIEKSHIF, encoded by the coding sequence TTGAAGTTTGTAAATGAACAAGATGTACTAGCTCATAAAGAAGCATTAAAATCTACTTTAGAAGATTTGTATTCAAAAACAAATTTAAAAGATGTTGAAGAACGAAAGAGAACTACTAATTATTATGAGTGGCTGAATAAAAAAACTAAGATAATTATTAATGAAAAAGATTATATTTACGATGAAAAAGCAAAAAATATTAAAAGAGGTAGTGTCGTTTGGGTTGAGTTCGGTTTTAATATTGGTAATGAATTTGGAGGAAGACATCCAGCAATAGTATTGAGAAAAACAGGTAATAGCATATTTGTACTTCCACTTTCTTCACAAAAGCCAGAAGACATAAAACCTTATCATGTAAAAATTGAAAAAGTATATAATTTTAAAAATATAGTCCGTTGGGCTAATGTATTGAAAATTCAAAATGTAAGTTTGCTAAGAGTAGATTTTAGTGCATCTATTGGAAATATAAAAGGAGAAATATTAGATGAAATAAATAAGGCAATAGAAAAATCACATATTTTCTAA
- a CDS encoding DUF4145 domain-containing protein: MSRNSLDVFVSRIKDFHELSSSKQIDYFVYYNTVIKKLDSIEISDIKECFRALNLREYSNISSYLSKNSKGKNAKFIKNNGRYKLILNYKVQIDKELGEVEQPKPTSDLFNLDIVANTRGYIEKVANQACVCYDLKLYDACLVMIRKMLETLIIEAFERYTIADKIKGADGNFFYLSDLIPSLLNERSWNISRNASKSIPKIKALGDLSAHNRRFIAKKDDIDKIKDDLRSVIEELVHLVDYVNWK, translated from the coding sequence ATGAGTCGAAATAGTCTGGATGTTTTTGTTAGCAGAATTAAAGATTTTCATGAGTTATCTTCAAGTAAGCAAATAGATTATTTTGTCTATTATAATACTGTTATAAAAAAACTGGATAGTATAGAGATATCTGATATTAAGGAATGTTTTAGAGCTTTGAATTTGAGGGAGTATTCCAATATATCTAGCTATTTATCAAAAAATTCAAAAGGGAAAAATGCTAAATTTATCAAGAATAATGGTAGATATAAATTAATACTAAATTATAAAGTTCAAATTGATAAAGAATTGGGCGAAGTAGAGCAGCCAAAGCCAACGTCTGACCTTTTTAATTTAGATATCGTTGCTAACACAAGGGGTTACATCGAAAAAGTAGCTAATCAAGCATGCGTATGTTATGATTTAAAGCTATATGATGCATGTTTAGTAATGATTCGAAAGATGCTAGAGACTTTAATTATTGAGGCATTTGAACGCTATACTATAGCAGATAAAATCAAAGGGGCAGATGGAAACTTTTTTTATCTGAGTGATTTGATACCATCTTTATTAAATGAGAGAAGTTGGAATATCAGCAGAAATGCAAGTAAAAGTATACCTAAAATAAAAGCATTAGGTGATTTAAGTGCACATAATAGAAGATTTATTGCAAAAAAAGATGATATTGACAAGATAAAAGATGACTTAAGAAGTGTAATTGAAGAATTGGTACATTTGGTTGATTATGTTAATTGGAAGTAG